In Mucilaginibacter sp. KACC 22063, the genomic stretch ATATTGATGTGATCATCAAACCAATGGCTATTGATGGTAAAGAACCAATAGGCTCTATGGGTACCGATGTGCCGCTGGCGATCTTATCTGATAAGCCGCAGCATTTATCAAGCTACTTTAAGCAATTCTTTGCTCAGGTAACCAACCCGCCAATCGACCCAATACGCGAGCGTTTGGTAATGAGTCTTAGCAGCTTTATCGGCAACAACGGTAACCTGCTTGATGAGGACAAAATGCATTGCCATTGCGTTAAACTGAACCACCCGATACTGAAAAACCACGAGCTTGAAAAGCTGCGTAGTATAGATACAGGATTATTCCATGCTAAAACGCTGCAAACCTACTTCAAAGCCGATGGCCAGCCGGGCTCGTTACAAAAAGGTATTGAACGACTTTGTCGTTACGCTGAGGATGCTGTAGAAGATGGTTTCGAGGTATTGATCCTATCCGACCGCGCTATTGATTCTGAACATGCGCCTATACCGTCTTTACTGGCTGTATCAGCAGTACACCATCACCTTATCAAAAAAGGTTGCCGTGGTGCTGTAGGACTTGTTGTAGAAATTGGCGACGCATGGGAAGTACATCACTTTGCTGCACTGTTAGCATTTGGCGCAAGCGCAATTAATCCTTACCTGGCGTTTTCTACCATAGAAAACTTAAAGCAGAGCGGCGAGATTGAAACCGATCAGGATATTTCGACTTTAACCAAAAATTATGTAAAAGCCATCGGCGATGGATTGTTAAAGATATTCTCAAAAATGGGTATCTCAACATTACAGTCCTACCATGGCTCACAGGTATTTGAGATTTTAGGTTTAAATAAAGATGTGGTTAACCGCTACTTTACCGGTGCTGTTACCCGCATTGAAGGCTTGGGTCTTGATGAAATAGCTAAAGAAGCTTTAGGTAAACACCGCATGGGCTTCAATCATTCTAAAAATGAAACCCGTTTGTTACCAGAGGGTGGTATTTACCAGTGGAAGCGCAGGGGAGAAGCACACTTGTTTAATCCGCAAACTATCCACCTGCTGCAACATGCAACCCGTACCAATGATTTTGAGGTGTATAAAAGCTATGCCCGCCTGATAAACGAGCAAAGCGAAAAGCACTTCACCTTGCGTGGTTTGCTTGACTTTACTCATCACCGCGAGGCAATTTCAATCGATGAAGTTGAACCGGCAGAAAGCATCATGAAGCGTTTTGCAACAGGCGCCATGTCGTTCGGTTCTATCTCTCACGAGGCACACAGCACACTGGCTATTGCCATGAACCGCATAGGCGGTAAAAGCAATACCGGCGAGGGCGGCGAGGATGAGATCCGTTATCAGACACTTGAAAACGGAGATTCTATGCGTTCGGCCATTAAGCAAATTGCTTCGGCAAGGTTTGGCGTAACGGCTAATTATCTTACCAATGCAGATGAATTGCAGATTAAAATGGCGCAGGGTGCAAAACCCGGAGAAGGTGGTCAGCTGCCAGGCCATAAAGTGGATGCATGGATAGCAAAAACCCGTCACTCTACACCAGGAGTCGGCTTGATTTCGCCGCCACCTCACCACGATATCTATTCGATTGAGGATTTAGCTCAGCTGATCTTCGACTTAAAGAATGCTAACCGTGCTGCACGTATCAACGTTAAGTTGGTATCAAAAGCAGGTGTAGGTACCATTGCTGCAGGCGTGGCTAAAGCACACGCAGACGTAATTCTGATTGCAGGTTACGATGGCGGTACAGGTGCATCACCAATCAGCTCTATAAAACATGCAGGCTTACCTTGGGAACTTGGCTTAGCCGAAGCGCACCAAACATTAGTACGTAATAAACTACGCAGCCGTGTGGTATTACAAGCTGATGGCCAGATGAAAACCGGCCGCGACTTAATTATCGCAGCCCTTATGGGTGCCGAAGAATGGGGTGTAGCAACAGCTGCCCTTGTTGCCGGAGGTTGTATCATGATGCGTAAATGCCATCTGAATACATGCCCTGTGGGTGTGGCTACTCAAGATCCTGAATTACGCAAGCTGTTCAGCGGTAAGCCGGAACATATTGTTAACCTGTTCCGCTTCCTGGCCGAAGATATGCGCGAGATTATGGCCGAGCTTGGTTTCCGTACTGTGAACGAGATGGTAGGCCGTGTACAGTTCCTGCGTGTTAAAGATAATATCCAGAACTGGAAGGCTAAGAAAGTAGACCTTTCAGGCATCCTGCACCCGGTTACTGTTGAAAAAGGCAGTACGCTTTACAACAGTGAAAAACAGGATCATGGAATTGATAGCATTATCGACTGGAAACTGATCGAAGCTGCCCAGCCAGCTATTGAAGACCGTACTCCGGTGTTCGCTAACTTCGAGTTAAAGAACATTGACCGTACAGTAGGTACCATGTTATCAAACGAGATATCTAAGAAATACGGTTCAGCCGGATTGC encodes the following:
- the gltB gene encoding glutamate synthase large subunit, producing the protein MDVTDSHQGLYRPEFEHDSCGTGFITNINGHKSNQIVRDALTILENMEHRGACGCDPESGDGAGILIQLPHEFLMEECSNLEMSLPQPGEYGVGMLFFPKDSQLKKACKNIITAACEKLGLQILGYRKLPVDNTIIGETARQAEPDVEQLFVLKPHSITTNEAFERKLFVLRRYINKTVTETVPQAGDLFYFTSLSSKTIIYKGQLTTYQLRKYFTDLTDPRVVSGFAMIHSRFSTNTFPSWKLAQPFRLIAHNGEINTLTGNLNWFYSGVNSLASQYFTSEEMEMLLPVIDNNQSDSACLDNIIEILLHSGRSLPHVMMMLVPEAWDGNEQMDPIKKAFYEYHATIMEPWDGPAAISFTDGKLVGALLDRNGLRPLRYVITNDNRVIAASEAGVLTIDESTVVSKGRLQPGKMLLIDTVQGKIIRDEEIKQQIASQQPYGRWLENYQIRLEDLAEPRLAFASLTPDATFRYQQVFGYSREDIDVIIKPMAIDGKEPIGSMGTDVPLAILSDKPQHLSSYFKQFFAQVTNPPIDPIRERLVMSLSSFIGNNGNLLDEDKMHCHCVKLNHPILKNHELEKLRSIDTGLFHAKTLQTYFKADGQPGSLQKGIERLCRYAEDAVEDGFEVLILSDRAIDSEHAPIPSLLAVSAVHHHLIKKGCRGAVGLVVEIGDAWEVHHFAALLAFGASAINPYLAFSTIENLKQSGEIETDQDISTLTKNYVKAIGDGLLKIFSKMGISTLQSYHGSQVFEILGLNKDVVNRYFTGAVTRIEGLGLDEIAKEALGKHRMGFNHSKNETRLLPEGGIYQWKRRGEAHLFNPQTIHLLQHATRTNDFEVYKSYARLINEQSEKHFTLRGLLDFTHHREAISIDEVEPAESIMKRFATGAMSFGSISHEAHSTLAIAMNRIGGKSNTGEGGEDEIRYQTLENGDSMRSAIKQIASARFGVTANYLTNADELQIKMAQGAKPGEGGQLPGHKVDAWIAKTRHSTPGVGLISPPPHHDIYSIEDLAQLIFDLKNANRAARINVKLVSKAGVGTIAAGVAKAHADVILIAGYDGGTGASPISSIKHAGLPWELGLAEAHQTLVRNKLRSRVVLQADGQMKTGRDLIIAALMGAEEWGVATAALVAGGCIMMRKCHLNTCPVGVATQDPELRKLFSGKPEHIVNLFRFLAEDMREIMAELGFRTVNEMVGRVQFLRVKDNIQNWKAKKVDLSGILHPVTVEKGSTLYNSEKQDHGIDSIIDWKLIEAAQPAIEDRTPVFANFELKNIDRTVGTMLSNEISKKYGSAGLPDNTINFKFKGSAGQSFGAFSTKGVAFELEGEANDYVGKGLSGAQLAIYPAANATFVPENNIIIGNVAMYGATSGELFVRGMAGERFAVRNSGATAVVEGVGDHGCEYMTGGRALILGKTGRNFAAGMSGGIAWVYDADRKFAENCNPEMVDLDPLSSEDEEQIINLLKKHVNLTQSQMAKDLLANWTSASSKFVKVFPKEYKRVLQESKYQTVSQ